From a single Carassius gibelio isolate Cgi1373 ecotype wild population from Czech Republic chromosome A18, carGib1.2-hapl.c, whole genome shotgun sequence genomic region:
- the LOC127934579 gene encoding homocysteine-responsive endoplasmic reticulum-resident ubiquitin-like domain member 1 protein translates to MENSELSDKATISLVIKTPNQFHGDQRIEGVRVDWTVKDLKCHLSKVYPTNPAEKDQRLIFSGKLLQDNLLLRDVFSKVPSETKPTLHLVCAVKPQPAAQLGARPKVTSTQQQSSQPSPLTAIQSSETSGPSVASVPSTDGLRQRGHAAWAGTSINTSMPVTAAMAHPAFPTYSLYSPQQLLWWQQMYARQYYMQYHAAMAAAGSTPMAAPASSLPVGPHQAAVPAALPNQAPINDLPVNQNAPAPAFINPEGANQNLRMNAQGGPVMEDEEDMNRDWLDWVYTASRLGVFLSIVYFYSSVSRFILVMSSLVIMYLHTAGWFPFRGRPQARPHNQPAPEVIQNQQNQNEDRHPGPVLPPDEVEGAGVVEPAMTAVPVPPVRQPILWTAWVFFKAFFASLIPEAPQGIAN, encoded by the exons ATGGAGAATTCTGAGCTCTCGGATAAAGCGACGATCTCGCTGGTCATTAAAACGCCTAATCAGTTTCACGGCGACCAGCGGATCGAGGGAGTGCGCGTGGACTGGACCGTGAAAGACCTCAAATGTCACCTTTCCAAGGTTTATCCCACCAACCCG gccgAGAAAGACCAAAGACTAATTTTTTCAGGAAAGCTACTTCAGGACAACCTTCTTCTGAGAGATGTTTTCTCAAAG GTTCCTTCAGAGACAAAGCCCACTCTTCACCTGGTGTGTGCTGTGAAACCCCAGCCTGCTGCCCAACTTGGAGCGAGACCGAAG GTGACGTCAACACAGCAGCAGAGTTCCCAACCCTCCCCACTAACTGCTATCCAAAGTTCAGAGACTTCAGGACCATCTGTGGCCTCTGTACCCTCCACTGACGGACTTAGACAACGAGGTCATGCCGCTTGGGCTGGAACTAGCATTAATACATCTAT GCCTGTAACTGCAGCGATGGCCCACCCAGCCTTTCCCACATACTCCCTTTACAGTCCACAACAGCTCCTGTGGTGGCAGCAGATGTATGCCCGCCAGTACTACATGCAATA TCACGCTGCCATGGCAGCCGCCGGCTCCACTCCAATGGCTGCCCCTGCTTCATCACTCCCTGTTGGTCCTCATCAAGCTGCTGTACCTGCAGCTTTACCCAACCAAGCCCCCATCAACGACCTGCCAGTTAATCAGAATGCCCCAGCTCCTGCTTTCATCAACCCAGAGGGAGCCAATCAGAATCTGCGAATGAATGCACAGGGTGGTCCTGTGATGGAAGACGAGGAAGACATGAACCGCGATTGGCTAGACTGGGTGTACACCGCGTCCCGACTGGGTGTCTTCCTGAGCATTGTGTACTTCTATTCCAGCGTGAGCCGCTTCATCCTGGTCATGAGCAGCCTTGTTATTATGTATCT acACACAGCAGGCTGGTTTCCTTTTAGAGGGAGACCCCAAGCCAGGCCTCACAATCAGCCAGCACCAGAAGTCATTCAGAACCAACAAAACCAAAATGAGGATAGACACCCAGGACCT GTGCTGCCCCCTGATGAAGTGGAGGGTGCTGGTGTCGTTGAGCCCGCTATGACGGCAGTACCTGTTCCCCCAGTTAGACAACCCATCCTATGGACAGCCTGGGTGTTTTTCAAAGCCTTTTTTGCTTCTCTGATACCTGAGGCTCCACAGGGTATTGCAAACTGA